From a region of the Methanothermobacter sp. genome:
- a CDS encoding DEAD/DEAH box helicase encodes MKELKFSEFDISGEINRALDDMGFEGTTPIQALTLPVTLDGMDVVGEAQTGTGKTAAFAIPLLENLEPERVPQALVICPTRELCLQVTDEIRRIGKYLNVRVLAVYGGQGIGGQIAELRRGVHVIVATPGRLIDHIERGTVDLGSVSTVVLDEADEMLNMGFIEDIERILSHVPERRQTLLFSATISKPVLRIAERYMRNPQILRVEKKHSPRIDEFYFKTREEDKVELLDWILTSNDIGMGLIFCNTKRRVQRLRKQLGRMGYSVDEIHGDLSQSKRERVMERFRKGRFNLLIATDVAARGIHVPDVEVVVNYDLPFENEYYVHRIGRTGRAGSSGKSFTLVVGREVHRLRRIQSFTGKRIKKSNIPSPQEIRRGYEEDLVEVLRRNLKSKSYSDSKLLGNLVSEGYSFRDISHALLDVLESSK; translated from the coding sequence ATGAAAGAATTGAAATTCAGTGAATTTGATATCTCAGGGGAGATTAACAGGGCCCTTGATGATATGGGATTTGAGGGTACAACCCCAATCCAGGCACTTACATTACCTGTTACACTTGATGGTATGGACGTTGTTGGGGAGGCCCAGACCGGGACCGGGAAAACCGCAGCCTTTGCCATACCACTTCTTGAGAACCTTGAACCAGAGAGGGTCCCCCAGGCACTTGTGATCTGCCCGACCCGTGAACTCTGTCTGCAGGTCACCGATGAGATAAGGAGGATAGGTAAGTACCTTAATGTGAGGGTGCTTGCGGTCTATGGTGGTCAGGGAATCGGAGGTCAGATAGCTGAGCTCAGGAGGGGCGTCCATGTTATCGTCGCAACACCAGGAAGGCTCATAGATCACATCGAGAGGGGTACTGTGGACCTTGGAAGTGTATCCACGGTCGTGCTTGATGAAGCCGATGAGATGCTCAACATGGGCTTCATAGAGGACATAGAGAGGATACTATCCCACGTACCTGAAAGGAGACAGACCCTGCTTTTCTCTGCAACCATCTCAAAGCCGGTACTAAGGATCGCAGAGAGGTATATGAGGAACCCCCAGATCCTCCGTGTTGAGAAAAAGCACAGCCCCAGGATAGATGAATTCTATTTCAAAACCAGGGAGGAGGACAAGGTTGAGCTCCTTGACTGGATACTGACATCCAATGACATAGGAATGGGCCTCATATTCTGCAATACCAAAAGGAGGGTTCAGAGGCTCAGAAAGCAGCTTGGACGTATGGGCTACTCTGTGGATGAAATTCACGGGGACCTATCACAGTCAAAGCGTGAACGTGTCATGGAACGATTCAGGAAGGGAAGGTTCAACCTCCTCATTGCAACTGATGTTGCTGCAAGGGGTATACATGTGCCCGATGTGGAGGTAGTTGTCAACTATGATCTCCCATTCGAGAACGAGTACTACGTTCACAGGATAGGGCGTACCGGGCGTGCCGGTTCAAGTGGAAAATCCTTCACACTGGTTGTTGGAAGGGAGGTCCACAGGTTAAGGCGAATCCAGTCCTTCACAGGTAAAAGGATAAAGAAGAGCAACATACCATCCCCACAGGAGATAAGGAGGGGTTACGAGGAGGACCTTGTGGAGGTGCTCCGGAGAAACCTTAAATCCAAGAGTTACAGTGACTCCAAGCTCCTGGGAAACCTTGTAAGTGAGGGTTACAGTTTCAGGGATATCTCACATGCCCTTCTGGATGTTCTGGAGTCCTCAAAGTAG
- a CDS encoding energy-coupling factor ABC transporter permease — MHIPDGIIPLWQSAVYWAVALVNIGIFFYIFSKKPGKEKRIAGTGLFAAAAAVASSISVPSPFGVPVHFFLIPLAAIILGPLTAVMVAVLCLLVQFFILGMGGITSMGANILTMGIGLGIGTYGVYSVLSELDRGLGVFSATFLGIMIATAFHIMILLAAGVAGPEMLMSTLIPFYIFVGVVEGAASMFIFSFLERMKPELIAMEKV, encoded by the coding sequence GTGCATATACCCGATGGAATCATACCACTCTGGCAGTCGGCAGTCTACTGGGCTGTTGCACTCGTGAACATTGGCATATTCTTCTACATATTCTCAAAGAAACCCGGAAAGGAAAAAAGGATAGCTGGAACAGGACTTTTTGCAGCGGCCGCTGCGGTCGCCTCATCCATATCTGTGCCATCACCCTTCGGTGTCCCGGTGCATTTCTTCCTGATACCCCTCGCAGCCATAATACTAGGACCCCTCACGGCGGTTATGGTCGCGGTGCTCTGCCTCCTCGTCCAGTTCTTCATACTTGGAATGGGGGGGATAACCAGCATGGGAGCCAATATACTGACAATGGGTATAGGTCTTGGAATTGGAACCTATGGGGTCTACAGCGTTTTAAGTGAACTTGACAGGGGACTTGGTGTGTTCTCAGCCACATTCCTTGGTATAATGATTGCAACCGCGTTCCACATCATGATACTCCTGGCAGCGGGTGTTGCGGGTCCTGAAATGCTCATGTCAACACTCATACCCTTCTACATATTTGTGGGTGTTGTGGAGGGTGCTGCAAGCATGTTCATATTCTCATTCCTTGAGAGAATGAAACCCGAGCTCATTGCAATGGAAAAGGTCTAG
- a CDS encoding RDD family protein, whose translation MELKKKRLYAFLVDFLVVTGVMYLLTVLVYPLALLLNLFSIYRYWLPILGIITILYFSYLEYHGGTAGKRMMGLVVISEEGELGWGQVVIRNLSRILWFPLILDVILGRLRNRLRILDAIAGTRVVSAEKNVDDAEQDL comes from the coding sequence ATGGAACTTAAGAAGAAGAGGCTCTATGCATTTTTAGTTGATTTCCTGGTGGTTACAGGGGTGATGTACCTGCTAACAGTCCTTGTTTATCCATTAGCACTTCTCCTGAACCTTTTCTCAATCTACAGGTACTGGCTCCCCATCCTTGGCATCATAACCATTCTCTATTTCAGCTACCTTGAGTACCATGGAGGAACAGCGGGTAAGAGGATGATGGGCCTCGTTGTAATATCAGAGGAGGGTGAACTTGGCTGGGGCCAGGTTGTCATAAGAAACCTTTCAAGGATACTCTGGTTCCCCCTCATCCTGGACGTCATCCTGGGACGCCTCAGGAATCGTCTCAGGATCCTCGACGCAATTGCAGGTACACGGGTTGTCAGTGCAGAGAAGAATGTGGACGATGCTGAACAGGATCTATGA
- the hypE gene encoding hydrogenase expression/formation protein HypE: MKIGMSHGAGGEVMQDLISNIILSNIHNTRVNGGIGLEDLDDGASIPLGDYEIVMSTDGHTVDPLFFPGGDIGKISVAGTVNDISVMGARPLAIASAMILSEGFPGEDLERIVQSMDAVSRETGVSIVTGDTKVMERGKLDRMVITTTGIGVVKRGEIIRDSGLRPGDKIILTGSVGDHGMALMAFREGFGFDTDLESDVAPVWGMVEAALEVGGVTAMKDPTRGGIANALNELADKSGVGMVVDEDMIPVREEVRAVSEMLGIDPYEVANEGKVIMGVNPEYAEDVLRAVRKAPYGENAMIIGEANQDSHVILETSLGGRRILEAPVADPVPRVC; encoded by the coding sequence ATGAAGATCGGCATGTCCCATGGTGCAGGCGGAGAAGTGATGCAGGACCTCATATCAAACATAATACTATCCAATATCCATAACACGAGGGTTAACGGCGGAATTGGCCTCGAGGACCTTGACGACGGTGCAAGCATACCCCTCGGCGACTATGAGATAGTTATGAGTACCGATGGCCACACAGTCGACCCCCTCTTCTTCCCAGGCGGTGATATAGGCAAGATATCGGTTGCAGGTACAGTCAACGACATATCGGTTATGGGTGCAAGGCCCCTTGCAATTGCAAGTGCAATGATCCTCAGCGAGGGATTCCCTGGCGAGGATCTTGAGAGGATCGTGCAGTCAATGGACGCTGTCTCCAGGGAGACCGGGGTTTCAATCGTCACCGGGGACACCAAGGTCATGGAGAGGGGTAAACTGGACAGGATGGTCATAACAACCACGGGTATAGGTGTTGTGAAGCGTGGTGAGATAATAAGGGACTCAGGACTGAGGCCCGGTGATAAGATCATACTCACAGGCAGCGTGGGGGACCATGGCATGGCACTCATGGCCTTCCGTGAGGGCTTTGGATTCGACACCGACCTTGAATCAGATGTTGCCCCGGTATGGGGTATGGTTGAGGCGGCCCTTGAGGTTGGTGGTGTTACCGCAATGAAGGACCCCACAAGGGGGGGTATAGCAAATGCCCTCAACGAACTCGCAGATAAATCAGGGGTCGGGATGGTTGTTGATGAGGACATGATCCCTGTGAGGGAGGAGGTTAGGGCCGTCTCCGAGATGCTGGGCATCGACCCCTATGAGGTTGCCAATGAGGGCAAGGTCATCATGGGGGTTAACCCTGAATACGCTGAGGATGTCCTCAGAGCCGTGAGGAAGGCACCATACGGTGAAAACGCAATGATAATAGGTGAAGCAAATCAGGACAGCCATGTGATCCTTGAAACAAGCCTTGGAGGCAGGAGGATACTTGAGGCCCCTGTTGCTGATCCTGTTCCAAGGGTGTGCTGA
- a CDS encoding 30S ribosomal protein S8e → MAIWQGKSMKKPSGGRAKMNRGKRKYELGREPAETKIGDRRVRMIRTRGGNTKVRLAADTRINVVDPETGKVEVAEIRNVVENTANPHFVRRNIITKGAVVETSLGNVRVTSRPGQDGVINGVLIKE, encoded by the coding sequence ATGGCAATCTGGCAAGGTAAATCAATGAAGAAACCAAGCGGTGGAAGAGCCAAGATGAACCGCGGAAAGAGGAAATACGAACTTGGAAGGGAACCCGCCGAGACAAAGATCGGTGACAGGCGTGTCAGGATGATAAGGACACGTGGGGGCAACACCAAGGTCAGGCTCGCTGCAGATACAAGGATAAACGTTGTTGACCCTGAAACAGGTAAGGTTGAGGTTGCGGAGATAAGGAATGTTGTTGAGAACACAGCAAACCCCCACTTTGTGAGGAGGAACATCATAACAAAGGGTGCTGTTGTTGAAACCAGCCTTGGAAACGTGAGGGTCACATCCAGGCCTGGACAGGACGGCGTAATAAACGGAGTACTCATAAAGGAATAG
- a CDS encoding 5-formyltetrahydrofolate cyclo-ligase produces MDKDLIRERIWKLLKDRGVSSRSHGRIPDFQGSAAAAERLSRTIEWERADVVFSSPDSAQRPVRRLALDDRKDLVMPTPKIKDGYLLISGDVPDADAASTIRGAYRYGSFISRFPEVDLVVEGSVAVDLEGNRLGKGGGYGDREISELRDQGAIGDDTPIATTVHELQIIESVPVEGHDERINMIVTPMRVIRLFLDEKIPRVV; encoded by the coding sequence ATGGATAAGGACTTAATCAGGGAGAGGATCTGGAAACTCCTGAAGGATAGGGGTGTAAGCAGCCGTTCCCATGGCCGCATACCAGACTTTCAGGGGTCAGCTGCAGCCGCAGAGAGGCTCTCAAGGACAATAGAGTGGGAAAGAGCAGATGTTGTATTCTCATCCCCTGATTCTGCCCAGCGCCCAGTGAGACGACTGGCCCTTGATGATAGAAAGGACCTTGTAATGCCCACACCAAAGATAAAGGATGGTTACCTTTTAATCTCAGGGGATGTTCCGGATGCGGATGCTGCATCAACCATAAGGGGCGCCTACAGGTATGGCTCATTCATCAGCAGATTCCCAGAGGTTGACCTTGTTGTTGAGGGATCCGTGGCCGTTGACCTGGAGGGAAACCGCCTCGGTAAGGGGGGAGGATACGGTGACAGGGAGATATCTGAACTCAGGGATCAGGGGGCCATAGGTGATGACACTCCTATAGCCACAACGGTACATGAGCTGCAGATCATTGAAAGTGTCCCTGTTGAGGGCCACGATGAAAGGATAAACATGATAGTGACCCCAATGCGTGTTATAAGGCTATTTCTCGACGAAAAAATCCCACGAGTCGTCTGA
- the polB2 gene encoding DNA polymerase PolB subunit 2, with product MSDKLEAEILSQVERFLKHINSNLPEGMELEFEGFYRRGFFVTKKRYALIEDDTIVAKGLELVRRDWAPIAKKTQQKVLMAILRDGSPEKARKIIRDVVRRIRGGEVELDDLAIHTQITRDLSEYKQIGPHVIAAKRSLERGRRIERGSIIRYIIVKGRGPISQRAFPLEDAEGLEYDPDYYIENQVMAAVSRIMSSLGYSTEDINSLSCGERQSNLDAFF from the coding sequence ATGTCAGATAAGCTTGAGGCCGAGATACTATCCCAGGTGGAAAGGTTCCTCAAACACATAAACAGCAACCTGCCTGAGGGCATGGAGCTGGAATTTGAGGGCTTTTACAGGAGGGGCTTCTTCGTAACAAAAAAGAGATACGCCCTGATAGAGGATGACACGATTGTTGCAAAGGGCCTTGAACTTGTGAGGCGTGACTGGGCACCGATAGCTAAAAAGACCCAGCAAAAAGTTTTAATGGCCATCCTAAGAGACGGATCCCCTGAGAAGGCCAGAAAGATAATAAGGGATGTTGTAAGGCGCATAAGGGGCGGCGAGGTGGAACTGGATGACCTTGCAATCCACACCCAGATAACAAGGGACCTCTCTGAGTACAAACAGATAGGCCCACATGTTATCGCCGCAAAACGATCCCTTGAGAGGGGAAGGCGCATTGAGCGGGGATCCATAATCAGGTATATCATAGTTAAGGGAAGGGGCCCCATAAGTCAGAGGGCCTTCCCGCTTGAGGATGCTGAGGGCCTGGAGTACGACCCGGACTATTACATTGAAAACCAGGTCATGGCCGCGGTATCAAGAATAATGTCATCTCTCGGCTACTCCACAGAGGATATAAATTCTCTCTCATGTGGCGAAAGG